A single window of Falco peregrinus isolate bFalPer1 chromosome 11, bFalPer1.pri, whole genome shotgun sequence DNA harbors:
- the SAYSD1 gene encoding SAYSvFN domain-containing protein 1: MSAAVERRLARFRATRGSTAAAPRPAEPPGRAAAPPEAAEGQRAVAAGPGGGAQARPGGVAAPVWARPLLLKVLLWAVLLALFAELELGLPYLVLSGLYWMYAGTRGPAERRRGELSAYSVFNPGCAAIAGTLTAEQLERELHYRPAAGR; encoded by the exons ATGTCGGCCGCGGTGGAGCGGCGGCTAGCCCGGTTCCGCGCCACCCGTGGCAGcaccgccgccgcgccgcgccccgcggaGCCGCCGGGAAGGGCCGCGGCTCCACCAGAGGCCGCCGAGGGACAGCGGGCCGTCGCGGCAggcccgggcggcggcgctCAG GCCCGTCCCGGCGGGGTGGCGGCGCCGGTGTGGGCGCGCCcgctgctgctgaaggtgctgCTGTGGGCCGTGCTGCTGGCGCTGTTCGcggagctggagctggggctgccctaCTTGGTCCTCTCCGGGCTGTACTGGATGTACGCCGGCACCCGCGGCCCGgccgagcggcggcggggcgagCTGAGCGCCTACTCCGTCTTCAACCCCGGCTGCGCCGCCATCGCCGGGACGCTGACGGCCGAGCAGCTGGAGCGGGAGCTGCATTAccggcccgccgccggcagGTAG